The Sagittula sp. P11 genome window below encodes:
- a CDS encoding FadR/GntR family transcriptional regulator, whose protein sequence is MTLMQAGGGAERASNHTAFVVEQLGRAIVAGEYPADTMIPLDPDLCEMFGVSRTVVREAKKTLIAKGLIQSKAKVGTHVRPADEWNMFDQDVMRWHAAVKNPTRFYEELFEIRMIFEPAAAAQAAGRVNQLGCEELYRLCDQIAAATSRADFALADYAFHKQVLKMSGNRFLQSLGDLVQTALYSLFMSESNRDYADRRESVAEHHRAIVAAIASGTPDAAREAMGRVIHDGYWNAIPAGRAAGG, encoded by the coding sequence ATGACCCTGATGCAGGCCGGGGGCGGGGCGGAGCGCGCGTCGAACCACACGGCCTTCGTGGTGGAACAACTTGGCCGGGCCATCGTCGCCGGGGAATACCCGGCGGACACCATGATCCCGCTCGATCCCGACCTGTGCGAGATGTTCGGCGTGTCGCGGACCGTCGTGCGCGAGGCAAAGAAGACCCTGATCGCGAAGGGCCTGATCCAGTCCAAGGCCAAGGTCGGCACGCATGTGCGGCCCGCCGACGAATGGAACATGTTCGACCAGGACGTGATGCGGTGGCATGCGGCGGTGAAGAACCCGACCCGGTTCTACGAGGAACTGTTCGAGATCCGGATGATCTTCGAACCCGCCGCCGCCGCGCAGGCCGCCGGGCGGGTGAACCAGCTGGGGTGCGAGGAGCTCTATCGCCTGTGCGACCAGATCGCCGCCGCCACCAGCCGGGCGGATTTCGCGCTGGCCGATTACGCCTTTCACAAGCAGGTCCTGAAGATGTCGGGCAACCGGTTCCTGCAGTCGCTGGGCGACCTCGTGCAGACGGCGCTCTATTCGCTGTTCATGTCGGAGTCGAACCGCGACTATGCCGACCGGCGCGAAAGCGTGGCCGAACATCACCGGGCCATCGTCGCGGCCATCGCCTCTGGCACCCCGGACGCCGCGCGAGAGGCCATGGGCCGCGTGATCCATGACGGCTACTGGAACGCCATCCCTGCCGGACGCGCCGCGGGGGGCTGA
- a CDS encoding xanthine dehydrogenase family protein molybdopterin-binding subunit: MAKDGLNEFKLVGTRPDRPDGLDKVTGRARYGADFSLPGMLWGAVVRSPHAHAKIVKIDATKALAMEGVKAVVTRADFPTGLTGEDWDLQENTIAGEKALYDGHAVAAVAATSKLIAEDAARLIEVEYEVLPHVIDVDDAMAEGAPVIREGAADPTVPEGLHPNVVKYIEFGHGDVEKGFADADLVREKSYKTEATHQGYIEPHACVGQMGRDDKGEMWVCTQGQWFIRKMCTAVLGVEASQLRVTPSEIGGGFGGKTTIFMEPLSLALSRKAGGRPVKIVMSRSEVLRATGPTASASMDVKIGMKKDGTITGARAEFRMQGGAFPGAPVDMALYCAFAGYKLENVQHIGYDVLANRPKCAAYRAPGSPMAAFAVESLVDEMAAELGLDPIAVRETNAVRSGDKSSYGPKFGSIGLVEVLDALKEHPNLKAELGKNQGRGIAVGYWFNHNGETSVSMAIGEDGTAQVSIGTPDIGGSRASVALMVAETLGIPYEDVRVNVVETGALGVNEPTHGSRATFATGKAAVEATGHAIKEMCRRAAAEWGIDEDAVEWVDGAAQPAGPNAGKFPPMTIKEIAGNMGSTGGPISGHHESVPDGVGASFGAHAVDLEVDPETGRVTILRYLVVQDAGRAIHPSYVEGQYQGGAAQGIGWALNEEYVYDDKGRLANPVFLDYRVPVASDLPMIDTVIVEVPNPGHPFGVRGVGETGITPPLPAIANAIADAVGVRMTHLPINPPKLLAALKAR, from the coding sequence ATGGCGAAAGACGGATTGAACGAATTCAAGCTGGTCGGCACGCGTCCTGACCGTCCCGACGGTCTCGACAAGGTGACGGGCCGGGCGCGGTACGGCGCGGACTTCTCTTTGCCGGGGATGCTGTGGGGCGCGGTCGTGCGCTCGCCGCATGCGCATGCGAAGATCGTGAAGATCGACGCGACCAAGGCGCTCGCAATGGAAGGCGTGAAGGCCGTGGTGACCCGCGCCGACTTCCCCACCGGACTGACCGGCGAGGACTGGGACCTTCAGGAAAACACCATCGCGGGGGAGAAGGCCCTGTATGACGGGCATGCCGTTGCCGCGGTGGCCGCCACGTCGAAGCTGATCGCCGAAGATGCCGCACGGCTGATCGAGGTCGAATACGAGGTCCTGCCGCATGTCATCGACGTCGACGACGCGATGGCCGAGGGCGCGCCGGTGATCCGCGAAGGCGCCGCCGATCCGACCGTTCCCGAAGGACTGCATCCCAACGTGGTCAAGTACATCGAATTCGGGCACGGCGACGTCGAGAAGGGCTTTGCTGACGCCGACCTCGTGCGGGAAAAGTCCTACAAGACCGAGGCGACCCACCAGGGCTACATCGAGCCGCACGCCTGCGTCGGCCAGATGGGCCGCGACGACAAGGGCGAGATGTGGGTCTGCACACAGGGCCAGTGGTTCATCCGCAAGATGTGCACCGCCGTGCTGGGCGTCGAGGCCTCGCAACTGCGGGTGACGCCGTCGGAAATCGGCGGCGGCTTCGGCGGCAAGACCACGATCTTCATGGAGCCGCTGTCGCTGGCGCTGTCGCGCAAGGCGGGCGGGCGTCCGGTCAAGATCGTCATGAGCCGGTCCGAGGTGCTGCGCGCCACGGGGCCGACCGCCTCGGCGTCGATGGATGTCAAGATCGGCATGAAGAAGGACGGCACCATCACCGGCGCCCGGGCGGAGTTCCGGATGCAGGGCGGCGCCTTCCCGGGCGCGCCTGTGGACATGGCGCTCTATTGTGCCTTCGCGGGCTACAAGCTCGAGAACGTCCAGCACATCGGCTACGACGTGCTGGCGAACCGTCCGAAATGTGCGGCCTACCGTGCACCGGGGTCGCCCATGGCCGCCTTCGCCGTCGAGAGCCTTGTCGACGAGATGGCCGCCGAGCTGGGACTCGACCCCATCGCCGTCCGTGAAACCAACGCGGTGCGGTCCGGGGACAAGTCGTCCTACGGGCCCAAGTTCGGCTCCATCGGTCTGGTCGAGGTGCTGGACGCGCTGAAAGAGCACCCGAACCTGAAGGCGGAGCTGGGGAAAAACCAGGGCCGCGGCATTGCCGTGGGCTACTGGTTCAACCACAACGGCGAAACCTCGGTGTCGATGGCGATCGGCGAGGACGGCACCGCGCAGGTGTCGATCGGCACGCCGGACATCGGCGGCAGCCGGGCCTCCGTCGCGCTGATGGTCGCGGAGACGCTGGGCATCCCCTACGAGGACGTGCGCGTCAACGTGGTGGAGACCGGCGCGCTTGGTGTGAACGAGCCGACCCACGGCAGCCGCGCCACCTTTGCCACCGGCAAGGCCGCGGTGGAGGCCACGGGCCATGCCATCAAGGAGATGTGCCGCCGCGCCGCCGCCGAATGGGGCATCGACGAGGACGCGGTGGAATGGGTGGACGGTGCCGCCCAGCCCGCAGGTCCCAACGCGGGCAAGTTCCCCCCGATGACCATCAAGGAAATCGCAGGCAACATGGGCAGCACCGGCGGTCCGATCTCCGGTCACCATGAATCTGTGCCGGACGGTGTCGGCGCCTCCTTCGGGGCGCATGCCGTGGATCTGGAGGTCGATCCGGAAACCGGGCGCGTGACGATCCTGCGCTATCTCGTCGTGCAGGACGCAGGGAGGGCGATCCACCCGTCCTACGTCGAGGGCCAGTACCAGGGCGGCGCGGCGCAAGGCATCGGCTGGGCGCTGAACGAGGAATACGTCTACGACGACAAGGGTCGGCTGGCGAACCCGGTGTTCCTCGACTACCGCGTGCCGGTGGCCTCGGACCTGCCGATGATCGACACGGTCATCGTCGAAGTGCCGAACCCCGGCCACCCGTTCGGTGTGCGCGGTGTGGGCGAGACGGGCATCACCCCGCCGCTGCCGGCCATCGCCAACGCCATTGCGGATGCGGTGGGGGTGCGCATGACGCATCTTCCGATCAACCCGCCGAAGCTCCTCGCGGCGCTGAAGGCGCGCTGA
- a CDS encoding (2Fe-2S)-binding protein has protein sequence MSKIHVTTTINGDPVEFLADPRETLLDCLRDKVGLTGSKEGCGTGDCGACSVELDGTLVCSCLVLGVEADGKSVSTIEGMASDDELHPLQRKFIEHAALQCGFCTPGILVAAKSLLAKNADPTEEEVRYWLAGNLCRCTGYDKIVRAVMDAAAEMRQEVA, from the coding sequence ATGAGCAAGATCCATGTGACAACGACGATCAACGGCGATCCGGTCGAATTCCTCGCCGACCCGCGTGAAACGCTGCTGGACTGCCTGCGCGACAAGGTGGGGCTGACCGGCTCCAAGGAAGGCTGTGGGACGGGCGACTGCGGCGCCTGCAGCGTCGAGCTGGACGGGACACTGGTGTGCTCCTGCCTGGTGCTGGGTGTGGAGGCGGACGGCAAGTCAGTGTCTACCATTGAAGGCATGGCATCGGACGACGAGCTGCATCCGCTGCAGCGCAAGTTCATCGAACACGCGGCGCTTCAGTGCGGGTTCTGCACGCCGGGCATCCTCGTTGCGGCGAAGTCACTGCTGGCGAAGAACGCGGACCCGACCGAGGAAGAAGTGCGGTATTGGCTGGCGGGCAACCTGTGCCGCTGTACCGGCTACGACAAGATCGTGCGCGCCGTGATGGATGCGGCGGCTGAAATGCGTCAGGAGGTGGCGTGA
- a CDS encoding 6,7-dimethyl-8-ribityllumazine synthase, with translation MTDFSNKRIAFIRARWHADIVDRAHEGFLAEARTQLPGAQVDAYDVPGAFEMPLLAKRLAKTGRYDAVVAAAFVVDGGIYRHDFVADAVVKGLMEAQMQTDVPVFSVSLTPHNYQETELLTGFYQEHFVTKGAEAARAVRGVFDIALPRPELAVVNG, from the coding sequence ATGACTGACTTCTCAAACAAACGCATCGCCTTCATTCGCGCGCGCTGGCACGCAGACATCGTCGACCGCGCGCACGAGGGTTTTCTGGCCGAGGCCAGGACGCAGCTTCCCGGCGCACAGGTCGACGCCTACGACGTGCCCGGCGCCTTCGAGATGCCGCTGCTGGCCAAGCGGCTGGCCAAGACCGGGCGCTACGACGCGGTGGTGGCCGCGGCTTTCGTCGTCGACGGCGGTATCTACCGGCATGACTTTGTGGCCGACGCCGTGGTCAAGGGGCTGATGGAGGCGCAGATGCAGACCGATGTGCCGGTCTTCAGCGTGTCGCTGACGCCCCACAACTACCAGGAGACGGAGCTGCTGACCGGCTTCTACCAGGAGCACTTCGTGACCAAGGGCGCGGAAGCGGCGCGCGCGGTGCGTGGTGTGTTCGACATCGCCCTGCCGCGCCCTGAACTTGCGGTGGTGAACGGCTGA
- a CDS encoding class 1 fructose-1,6-bisphosphatase yields MLTLPDDMISTAPILPACLPENGVGRIVNALAHALPAIAARLAAGRLPGDPAALVGTNDSGDAQKALDVGAHDHILAELRGCGVRHLLSEEAVAVETLDPDGGYDIAIDPIDGSGSIGIGAPLGMLFVIYPTGPVTFARPGSEAVASGYASFGHSLDFGYTLGQGIQVFTFDGQDFREAARDLRIKPTTSTIAYNASNERHWPEGLQAWARDLRLGKDGPRGRDFNMRWLAAAVGELHRIVLQGGAFLYPADRRKGYENGRLRLAYEAVPIAFLMEAAGGKATDGKRRILDHVPADPHENVPLVFGAAEEVDVIARYLET; encoded by the coding sequence ATGCTGACCCTGCCCGACGACATGATTTCCACCGCCCCGATCCTGCCCGCCTGCCTGCCGGAGAACGGCGTGGGGCGGATCGTCAACGCCCTTGCCCACGCCCTGCCCGCCATCGCCGCGCGCCTTGCGGCCGGCCGGTTGCCGGGCGATCCGGCGGCTCTGGTCGGGACCAACGACAGCGGCGATGCGCAAAAAGCGCTGGACGTGGGCGCCCATGATCACATCCTCGCCGAGCTGCGCGGATGCGGCGTCCGCCACCTGTTGTCGGAAGAGGCGGTGGCGGTCGAAACCCTCGACCCCGATGGCGGGTACGATATCGCCATCGACCCCATAGACGGCTCCGGCTCCATCGGGATCGGCGCGCCGCTGGGTATGCTGTTTGTCATCTACCCGACCGGCCCGGTGACCTTCGCCCGCCCCGGTTCCGAGGCCGTGGCCTCCGGCTATGCCTCCTTCGGGCATTCCCTGGACTTCGGGTATACGCTTGGCCAAGGCATACAGGTCTTCACCTTCGACGGGCAGGACTTCCGCGAAGCGGCACGTGACCTGAGGATCAAACCCACCACCTCGACCATCGCCTACAACGCCTCGAACGAGCGTCACTGGCCCGAGGGCCTGCAAGCCTGGGCACGGGATCTGCGGCTTGGCAAGGACGGGCCGCGCGGGCGCGACTTCAACATGCGCTGGCTGGCCGCCGCCGTGGGCGAACTCCACCGCATCGTCCTGCAGGGGGGTGCGTTCCTGTACCCCGCCGACCGGAGGAAAGGCTACGAGAACGGACGCCTGCGCCTGGCCTATGAGGCCGTCCCCATCGCCTTTCTCATGGAAGCCGCGGGCGGCAAGGCCACCGATGGCAAGCGCCGCATCCTCGACCACGTCCCCGCCGATCCGCATGAAAACGTGCCGCTCGTCTTCGGTGCGGCGGAAGAGGTGGACGTCATCGCCCGATATCTGGAGACGTGA
- a CDS encoding MoaD/ThiS family protein — protein MAQVTVHLWSGLRRLTDGAEAVEVEASTVGEALDALATAHPGVKPVLDAGVSVVIDGEMTTSRHQQVTPENEIYLMQRLKGG, from the coding sequence ATGGCGCAGGTCACGGTCCACCTGTGGTCCGGCCTGCGGCGTCTGACTGACGGCGCCGAAGCGGTCGAGGTCGAGGCCTCGACCGTGGGCGAGGCACTGGATGCGCTGGCAACGGCGCATCCGGGCGTCAAACCCGTGCTGGATGCGGGCGTCTCCGTCGTCATCGACGGCGAGATGACCACCTCCCGCCATCAGCAGGTCACACCTGAGAACGAGATCTACCTTATGCAGCGTCTCAAGGGCGGCTGA
- a CDS encoding xanthine dehydrogenase family protein subunit M, with protein MRYHSPTSFTDAAGIAAGASGLTRFLAGGTDVLVQMRAGMVQPDDLIDLKKIAGVSEITPTDDGGWRIGVAVPGIALGAHAGLKGAWPGVVEGMELVGSTQIQGRATLAGNLCNGSPAADSVPGLVAAGATVEITGPDGTRTMSVEEIPAGPGKTNLGKGELISAILLPARGQHGGDAYLRFIPRTEMDIAVVGCAVNLTLDGDKVKSARIALGAVAPTVILVPEAAEAIVGTTLDDDAIAALEAAARGSAKPISDKRGTTEFRVDVAGVLAKRAARIAYARAKGEQA; from the coding sequence ATGCGATATCACAGTCCCACCAGTTTCACGGACGCCGCGGGCATTGCCGCGGGGGCTTCCGGGCTGACGCGGTTCCTTGCCGGCGGGACGGACGTCCTCGTGCAGATGCGTGCGGGCATGGTGCAGCCGGACGACCTGATCGACCTCAAGAAGATCGCCGGCGTCAGCGAGATCACTCCCACGGATGACGGTGGTTGGCGCATCGGGGTTGCGGTGCCCGGCATCGCGCTTGGTGCGCATGCGGGGCTGAAGGGTGCCTGGCCCGGGGTGGTCGAGGGCATGGAACTGGTGGGATCGACCCAGATCCAGGGCCGCGCGACGCTTGCGGGAAACCTGTGCAACGGGTCGCCCGCGGCGGACTCGGTGCCGGGCCTCGTTGCCGCCGGTGCGACGGTCGAGATCACCGGTCCCGACGGCACGCGTACAATGTCGGTGGAAGAGATCCCCGCCGGACCCGGCAAGACGAACCTCGGCAAAGGCGAGCTGATCAGCGCGATCCTGCTTCCGGCGCGGGGACAGCACGGCGGCGACGCCTACCTGCGGTTCATCCCGCGAACAGAGATGGACATCGCCGTGGTCGGCTGCGCGGTCAACCTGACCCTCGACGGGGACAAGGTGAAATCGGCGCGCATCGCGCTGGGGGCCGTGGCGCCCACGGTCATCCTCGTGCCTGAGGCGGCAGAGGCGATCGTCGGCACGACGCTCGACGACGATGCCATCGCCGCGCTCGAAGCCGCGGCCCGGGGTTCGGCAAAACCGATCAGTGACAAGCGCGGGACCACGGAGTTCCGCGTCGACGTCGCGGGTGTCCTTGCGAAGCGCGCCGCGCGCATCGCCTACGCCCGCGCGAAAGGAGAACAGGCATGA